A portion of the Halobacillus ihumii genome contains these proteins:
- the rbsK gene encoding ribokinase, producing MSHQPTVTVIGSINMDLAVSTDVMPLQGETVLGNNFATYPGGKGANQAVAAARLEANVNMIGAVGEDIFGKKLLQHLNNENINTSAVHVFDGIPSGTATIILSEQDNRIIVAPGANGLVSPELVQNHKSMIQNSDLILLQLEIPIETISYVASLAYDMGVPVILNPAPYQKLPAALLSQVEFLTPNESEARSLIRDPVLDILREKMIITQGEQGVVIHQNDSDITIPSYKVLPQDTTGAGDTFNGAFATQLAKGKGLKEAIIFANAAAAMSVMKLGAQSGMPTKDEVEQFLQERSEQL from the coding sequence ATGAGTCATCAGCCGACGGTAACGGTTATCGGGAGTATCAATATGGATTTGGCAGTATCGACAGATGTGATGCCGCTCCAAGGCGAAACTGTCCTCGGAAACAACTTTGCCACGTATCCTGGCGGTAAGGGAGCCAATCAAGCTGTAGCTGCCGCGAGATTGGAAGCCAATGTGAATATGATTGGAGCAGTCGGCGAAGATATTTTCGGAAAAAAATTACTTCAGCACCTCAACAACGAGAATATTAATACATCAGCTGTTCACGTATTCGACGGTATTCCTTCAGGTACTGCGACGATTATATTATCGGAGCAAGATAATCGAATTATCGTTGCCCCCGGCGCAAATGGCTTGGTCTCGCCTGAATTGGTGCAAAATCATAAATCTATGATTCAAAATAGCGATTTGATTCTATTACAATTAGAAATTCCGATAGAAACGATCAGTTACGTAGCATCGTTGGCTTACGACATGGGAGTGCCCGTCATACTAAATCCCGCTCCCTATCAAAAGCTCCCGGCCGCCTTGCTATCTCAGGTTGAATTTCTTACGCCTAATGAATCCGAAGCAAGATCTTTAATAAGAGATCCAGTACTTGATATTCTTCGTGAAAAAATGATTATCACACAAGGTGAGCAGGGTGTTGTGATTCATCAAAATGATTCAGATATTACCATTCCTAGTTACAAGGTCCTCCCTCAAGATACAACTGGCGCTGGGGACACCTTCAACGGAGCTTTTGCAACACAGTTAGCCAAAGGAAAAGGTTTAAAGGAAGCTATAATTTTTGCTAACGCAGCGGCAGCCATGTCTGTTATGAAACTAGGAGCTCAAAGTGGTATGCCAACGAAGGATGAGGTCGAACAGTTTTTGCAAGAAAGGTCTGAGCAGCTATGA
- the rbsD gene encoding D-ribose pyranase → MKKTGILNRELASILARLGHTDTIIIADCGLPIPDNTKCVDLSIKLGTPSFESVLQAIAEDMEIESITLAEEMKQHNASLHEKVSGYSKSIKYTSHENIKAQIKHAKAVIRTGENTPYANATLQSGVIF, encoded by the coding sequence ATGAAAAAAACAGGCATATTAAACCGTGAACTAGCTTCAATTCTAGCAAGACTTGGACATACAGATACGATCATCATTGCAGATTGCGGCCTGCCCATTCCAGATAACACAAAATGCGTAGATCTTTCCATAAAACTCGGCACTCCCTCCTTTGAATCGGTATTACAGGCCATAGCAGAGGATATGGAAATAGAATCAATTACTCTAGCAGAAGAAATGAAGCAGCATAACGCCTCTTTACATGAAAAGGTTTCAGGCTATTCAAAGTCCATAAAGTATACAAGTCATGAAAATATAAAGGCACAAATCAAACATGCTAAGGCAGTGATTCGTACTGGGGAAAATACTCCTTATGCGAATGCCACCCTGCAGTCAGGAGTTATTTTTTAA
- a CDS encoding sugar ABC transporter ATP-binding protein, whose translation MVDTPFIEMRKINKSFAGNQVLKDVDFTVYTGEVHALMGENGAGKSTLIKVLTGIHPKDSGTIQLKGEDVTFTNPKQAEHKGIVVIHQELNIIPHLTVTQNMFLGKELTYGKSGILKMKEMRQQTLENLERLGVTNINPDEEAGHLSVGKQQMVEIARAVSTNAEMIIMDEPTAALTEREIERLFDVVNSLREQNVSIVYISHRMEEIFQICDRITVLRDGSYVGTEHISETSFKAIVKMMVGRELGERFPERTSVVGDVVLEVTNLARTGLFTDVSFTVHQGEILGVAGLMGAGRTEIMEAIFGSRKKSHGSISLNGQPLTIKHPQDAIRSGIGYITEDRKDEGLVLNLSIRENMALTNLKAISKNGVISSSNEMKLIDELIDKLHVRTTGREQEVRSLSGGNQQKVVIAKWLGIKPKLLILDEPTRGVDVGAKKEIYHIMNELTEQGVAIIMVSSELPEVLGVSDRIMVIHEGKVARIIDRDEADQEKVMAAATGGE comes from the coding sequence ATGGTGGATACACCTTTTATTGAGATGAGAAAGATAAATAAATCGTTCGCTGGCAACCAAGTGTTAAAGGATGTTGATTTCACAGTGTATACAGGGGAAGTGCATGCTCTCATGGGGGAAAATGGTGCTGGAAAATCAACACTAATCAAAGTGTTAACAGGAATTCATCCAAAGGACAGTGGGACTATCCAGTTAAAAGGTGAGGACGTTACGTTTACTAATCCGAAGCAAGCCGAACATAAAGGAATTGTTGTCATTCACCAGGAGCTGAACATTATTCCACACTTAACGGTTACTCAGAATATGTTTCTTGGAAAAGAACTGACCTATGGGAAGTCTGGCATTCTAAAAATGAAAGAAATGCGTCAACAAACGCTTGAGAATTTGGAACGCCTCGGTGTAACAAATATTAATCCTGATGAAGAAGCTGGCCATCTTTCCGTTGGGAAACAGCAGATGGTAGAGATTGCCCGGGCCGTTTCCACAAATGCTGAAATGATTATTATGGACGAGCCAACGGCGGCATTGACTGAACGTGAAATCGAACGTCTATTTGATGTCGTTAATTCTTTACGAGAACAGAACGTCAGCATCGTTTATATTTCTCATAGGATGGAGGAGATTTTCCAAATATGTGATCGAATCACGGTGCTTCGTGACGGCTCCTACGTCGGAACAGAACATATTTCTGAAACCTCCTTTAAAGCAATTGTAAAAATGATGGTGGGCCGCGAGCTCGGTGAACGTTTTCCGGAGCGAACGAGCGTAGTTGGAGATGTAGTCCTTGAAGTGACTAATCTGGCTAGAACAGGACTTTTCACTGATGTCAGCTTCACCGTACATCAAGGGGAAATCCTCGGTGTAGCCGGACTGATGGGGGCTGGTCGAACGGAAATTATGGAAGCTATCTTCGGGTCCCGTAAGAAAAGTCATGGCAGTATTTCCTTAAACGGCCAACCGCTAACGATTAAACACCCACAGGATGCCATTCGATCAGGTATTGGTTATATAACCGAAGATCGAAAAGATGAAGGACTCGTGCTTAACTTGTCGATTCGGGAAAATATGGCATTAACAAATTTGAAAGCGATTTCCAAAAATGGCGTCATTTCTTCTTCTAATGAGATGAAATTAATTGATGAGTTGATTGATAAGCTTCACGTAAGAACGACAGGGCGTGAACAGGAGGTTCGATCATTAAGCGGCGGAAACCAGCAAAAGGTTGTGATCGCAAAGTGGCTTGGTATTAAACCTAAGCTTCTTATCCTGGATGAACCTACCCGTGGCGTAGATGTCGGTGCTAAAAAAGAGATTTACCATATCATGAATGAACTTACTGAACAAGGTGTCGCTATTATTATGGTTTCATCTGAACTCCCAGAGGTGCTAGGAGTAAGTGACCGAATTATGGTGATTCATGAAGGAAAAGTTGCGCGTATCATCGACAGAGATGAAGCGGACCAAGAAAAAGTCATGGCAGCAGCTACAGGAGGGGAGTAA
- a CDS encoding ABC transporter permease subunit → MKQTLTSNFSKLGPLIGLLLIMIILSILSDNFLTVDNLLNLLRQISINALIAFGMTFVILTGGIDLSVGSILAFGSALTAGMLTSGMDPLLAVLIGLLAGFAMGAFNGLVITKGKVAPFIATLATMTVFRGATLVYTEGRPITGLSNSFTFEMIGGGYVFGIPFPAILMLVVFVILFFILRNTVFGRQVYSVGGNEEASILSGIKADRVKIWVYSLTGMLSVLGGIILTSRLNSAQPTAGTMYELDAIAAVVLGGTSLAGGRGRIAGTLVGALIIGVLDNGLNLLNVSSFYQQIVKGGVILLAVLLDRKSS, encoded by the coding sequence ATGAAGCAAACATTAACAAGCAATTTTTCTAAGCTTGGCCCACTAATTGGTCTCCTATTAATTATGATTATTTTATCTATTTTAAGTGATAACTTTTTAACCGTTGATAACTTACTCAACCTTCTAAGACAAATTTCGATTAATGCTCTGATTGCTTTCGGAATGACTTTCGTTATATTAACTGGTGGAATTGATCTATCTGTTGGATCCATATTAGCATTCGGCAGTGCTTTAACAGCTGGCATGCTTACTAGCGGTATGGATCCGCTGCTCGCTGTGTTAATAGGGTTGTTAGCAGGCTTTGCTATGGGAGCCTTTAACGGACTTGTCATTACAAAAGGAAAAGTCGCTCCTTTTATTGCAACATTAGCCACGATGACGGTCTTCCGAGGCGCTACACTAGTCTATACAGAGGGGCGCCCCATCACGGGATTATCTAACAGCTTCACATTTGAAATGATCGGAGGAGGTTATGTATTCGGCATTCCATTTCCAGCGATCTTAATGCTTGTAGTTTTCGTTATTTTATTCTTTATCCTGCGTAACACTGTTTTTGGCAGGCAAGTATATTCTGTTGGTGGTAATGAAGAAGCCTCCATCCTATCAGGAATTAAAGCGGACCGCGTCAAAATATGGGTGTATTCTTTGACAGGGATGTTGTCCGTTTTGGGTGGAATCATTTTGACAAGCCGGTTAAATTCAGCGCAGCCGACAGCTGGAACCATGTACGAACTTGATGCAATTGCTGCTGTTGTACTCGGTGGAACGAGCCTGGCAGGCGGCCGAGGTCGAATCGCTGGTACATTGGTCGGTGCTCTTATTATTGGAGTCCTTGACAATGGACTAAATTTATTAAACGTATCATCCTTCTATCAACAAATTGTCAAAGGTGGCGTCATCCTGCTCGCTGTCTTGCTTGATCGTAAATCCAGTTAA
- the rbsB gene encoding ribose ABC transporter substrate-binding protein RbsB, with protein sequence MSKWIKSLGLLALLLIVATACSTEAPGSSSDDSSGESEGSDDGTIKIGLSISTLNNPFFVSLRDGAEAAAKEAGFELLTSDAQNDAATQVSDIEDLLQQNIDVLLVNPTDSAAIVSAIESANNAGVPVITVDRSADGGEVVSHIASDNVAGGEMAGEFIAEQLGGEGNVVELEGIPGASATRERGKGFHNVIDSIEGIEIVAKQSANFDRAEGLTVMENILQSTDKIDAVFAHNDEMALGAVQALEANNLLEDVTVVGFDGTDDARAAISEGRMDATIAQQPELIGEKAIETAGKVANGESVEDFIPVELELITE encoded by the coding sequence ATGAGTAAATGGATCAAATCACTTGGGCTCTTAGCATTATTGTTGATTGTTGCTACAGCCTGTTCGACCGAAGCACCGGGATCTTCTTCAGATGATTCAAGCGGGGAAAGCGAAGGATCTGATGATGGCACGATTAAAATCGGACTCTCCATTTCAACTTTGAACAATCCATTCTTCGTTTCATTGCGTGATGGTGCGGAAGCTGCTGCAAAAGAAGCCGGTTTCGAACTTCTAACGTCAGACGCACAAAATGATGCAGCAACACAAGTTAGTGATATTGAAGACTTATTACAGCAAAATATTGATGTTCTGCTTGTGAACCCAACAGATTCCGCAGCAATTGTCTCTGCCATAGAGTCAGCGAATAACGCTGGTGTACCGGTCATTACAGTGGACCGTAGTGCTGATGGCGGTGAAGTCGTGTCTCACATTGCTTCTGATAACGTAGCCGGCGGGGAAATGGCAGGCGAATTTATTGCAGAACAGTTAGGTGGAGAAGGTAATGTAGTTGAACTTGAAGGTATCCCTGGGGCGTCAGCTACTCGTGAACGCGGGAAAGGCTTTCACAACGTTATTGATAGCATCGAGGGTATCGAGATTGTTGCCAAGCAATCAGCAAACTTCGATCGAGCTGAAGGATTAACAGTTATGGAAAACATTTTACAGAGTACAGACAAAATTGACGCTGTCTTTGCCCACAATGATGAAATGGCATTGGGTGCTGTACAGGCTTTAGAAGCAAACAATTTGCTTGAGGATGTTACGGTTGTAGGGTTCGATGGCACAGATGATGCAAGGGCAGCCATTTCTGAGGGACGCATGGATGCAACGATTGCCCAGCAGCCGGAACTTATCGGTGAAAAAGCGATTGAGACAGCTGGAAAGGTAGCTAACGGCGAAAGTGTGGAAGATTTTATCCCTGTGGAGCTAGAGCTTATAACAGAATAA
- a CDS encoding SLC13 family permease encodes MERGTITTLWRGLWTSHKQTKNLLTFSHDNSARKTEALKNHEERQPAAAGGPSGNKKKSAYTTAQLVGLILGPSLFLITLLFLNPPGLNPEAQAVLASTLWIATWWITEAIPIPVTSVLPIILLPITGAMDGDSVVSAYGNDIIFLFLGGFVIAMAMEKWNLHKRIALAIISLIGTSPQRIILGFMVATGFLSMWVSNTAATMMMIPIGLAIVHQASDSLKKGKHASELPKFEKAVIFGIGYAGTIGGLGTLIGTPPLSILAATAGELYDTEISFAGWMVFGIPIAAVLIAIAWLYLTKVIYKVNLSELPGGKEKIHSERKALGLTSFEEKAVLAVFLFAAFMWITRTFIWENIVHVPGISDGMIAMVATALLFTIPTKREDGTRIMEWRDSKDIPWGILLLFGGGLAIAAGFTETGLSDWVGEQLTVLQGMNFIIILLVSTAVVLFLTEITSNTATGTMILPVVAALAIALNVHPYALMVPCAMAANCAFMLPVGTPPNAIMFGTGKVKIIEMVKNGFWLNIIALILIVLAVYFILPVMWGINLQEIPSKFQ; translated from the coding sequence ATGGAACGTGGAACCATTACAACATTATGGAGAGGACTCTGGACCTCCCATAAGCAAACGAAGAATTTGCTAACTTTTTCACATGACAATAGTGCAAGAAAGACGGAAGCTTTGAAAAATCATGAAGAAAGACAGCCTGCAGCTGCCGGGGGGCCTTCAGGCAATAAGAAAAAGTCTGCCTATACAACGGCACAGCTGGTCGGATTGATCCTGGGACCTTCCTTATTCCTGATCACGTTACTATTTTTAAATCCACCGGGGTTAAATCCGGAAGCACAAGCTGTGCTTGCTTCCACGTTATGGATTGCCACCTGGTGGATTACCGAGGCCATTCCTATTCCCGTCACATCGGTCTTGCCGATTATCTTACTTCCGATTACCGGAGCTATGGACGGGGACTCGGTTGTTTCAGCTTATGGAAATGATATTATTTTCTTATTTCTAGGTGGGTTTGTTATTGCAATGGCAATGGAGAAGTGGAATCTCCATAAGCGGATTGCGTTGGCGATCATCTCCTTAATTGGAACGAGTCCACAGCGGATTATATTGGGATTCATGGTGGCTACAGGGTTTCTATCGATGTGGGTTTCTAATACTGCAGCTACGATGATGATGATTCCGATCGGGCTGGCGATTGTCCATCAGGCATCTGATTCATTGAAAAAAGGGAAACATGCCTCTGAATTACCTAAATTTGAAAAAGCCGTTATTTTTGGTATTGGCTATGCTGGAACAATTGGCGGGCTTGGTACATTGATTGGAACACCGCCACTCAGTATTCTGGCAGCTACTGCCGGGGAATTGTATGACACAGAGATTTCCTTTGCTGGCTGGATGGTCTTTGGGATACCAATTGCCGCTGTTTTGATTGCTATTGCGTGGCTTTATCTTACAAAAGTGATTTATAAAGTGAACTTGAGCGAGCTTCCAGGGGGAAAAGAAAAGATTCATTCAGAAAGAAAGGCTCTAGGTTTAACATCATTCGAAGAAAAAGCTGTTTTAGCTGTCTTTCTCTTCGCTGCATTCATGTGGATTACGCGTACATTCATTTGGGAAAATATTGTCCATGTACCCGGAATTAGTGACGGAATGATTGCAATGGTAGCCACTGCTCTTCTTTTCACGATTCCTACAAAGAGAGAAGATGGGACAAGGATCATGGAGTGGAGGGACTCTAAAGATATTCCCTGGGGTATCTTGCTGCTGTTTGGTGGTGGACTTGCGATCGCTGCTGGTTTCACTGAGACAGGCCTTTCCGATTGGGTGGGTGAACAGTTGACTGTTCTTCAGGGAATGAACTTCATTATCATCCTTCTAGTTTCAACGGCTGTCGTTCTTTTCTTGACTGAAATTACATCCAATACAGCAACAGGAACCATGATTTTGCCAGTTGTGGCTGCGCTTGCGATTGCCTTGAACGTTCACCCCTATGCATTAATGGTTCCGTGTGCCATGGCAGCCAATTGCGCATTCATGCTGCCGGTAGGGACACCGCCAAACGCTATCATGTTTGGAACAGGAAAGGTTAAGATCATCGAGATGGTTAAAAATGGGTTCTGGTTGAATATCATCGCACTAATTTTAATTGTACTCGCGGTGTATTTCATCTTGCCGGTTATGTGGGGAATTAATTTACAAGAAATACCGTCTAAATTTCAATAA
- a CDS encoding response regulator, producing MINVLIVEDDPMVAQLNKSYIEQMDDFTLSGIAAHTEEAIEHLSQTKVDLLLLDVYMPGLNGIDFLKLIREQNQDIDVILITAASDIHLIQQSLRLGAVDYLIKPFEYERFKEALTQYKRNHYTLTDIDQVNQREIDRVLQKSSPQAVGSKTYELPKGLTKNTLATINQVILSKEPDSFSTDEMAEATQISRVSVRKYLKFLSDIEYLEETLVYGVGRPIYQYKLNDSNRDHIDRYL from the coding sequence GTGATCAACGTTCTTATCGTAGAGGATGACCCGATGGTGGCTCAATTAAACAAAAGTTATATCGAGCAAATGGACGATTTCACACTTAGCGGCATCGCTGCACATACAGAGGAGGCCATTGAGCATTTGTCCCAGACGAAAGTGGACTTGCTGCTGCTGGATGTCTATATGCCCGGATTAAATGGAATTGATTTTTTAAAATTGATCCGTGAACAGAATCAGGATATCGACGTCATCTTGATCACCGCCGCCTCGGATATTCATCTGATTCAGCAATCATTAAGGCTCGGGGCTGTGGATTATTTAATCAAACCTTTTGAATACGAGCGCTTTAAGGAGGCGCTCACTCAGTACAAGCGAAATCATTATACATTAACGGATATCGATCAAGTTAACCAGCGCGAAATCGACCGAGTGCTCCAGAAGTCGAGTCCGCAAGCAGTGGGATCGAAGACATATGAATTACCGAAGGGCCTTACGAAGAACACATTAGCTACGATCAACCAGGTGATTCTCTCTAAGGAACCGGATTCTTTTTCCACGGATGAGATGGCGGAGGCGACCCAAATCTCCAGGGTGTCTGTAAGGAAGTACTTGAAATTTCTGAGTGACATCGAGTATTTGGAGGAAACGCTGGTCTACGGTGTCGGGAGGCCGATTTACCAATATAAACTGAATGATTCTAACCGTGATCATATTGATCGTTATCTGTAA
- the dcuS gene encoding DcuS/MalK family sensor histidine kinase: protein MRQPRFKLSTIIMLLVCLVVLVSLIITDLLITDSTSENIRNQLEEKATIVSRTVAQSQIVKKGLQGEVDQDKIQEYAMTIQDETGVLFVVVMDMNGIRQSHPVPERIGKHFVGGDEGRVLQGEEYISSSKGTLGKSLRAFTPIYDQNQDQIGAVAVGISLQAVQESIQQSHQRVIIGSIVGVFVGIIGALLLADYIKKSLFGLEPHAIARIHEERNRMLHSVREGIIAIDKGATIVLVNKSARQIFQKAGLMDQEPVGMKINDFLPGTMLDHVLEENVTELDEQQTINGVSIITNRVPLVVQDQVVGAIATFRDKTEVNQLAEQLTGVQMYADTLRAQSHEFMNQLHVLLGLIKMEDYKEVNHFISTLVNHQAHEVGNVTRDIKDPALAGFVIGKMSSARESHVHLTVECETVIPQPRDPAITHELITILGNLIDNAVDSVWERTQKQVDVSLSYIDDLLTIIVSDTGSGMSEDQHEEIFQKGVSTKEGNHRGFGLYLSKQSVEKMGGSIDVDSIPEIGTTFTLIIPYESGGE, encoded by the coding sequence GTGCGCCAGCCGCGATTTAAGTTAAGTACCATTATCATGCTATTGGTCTGCCTCGTTGTGCTCGTGTCTTTGATCATTACGGACCTCCTCATTACTGACTCCACAAGTGAAAATATCCGTAATCAATTAGAGGAGAAAGCGACAATCGTCTCCCGTACAGTTGCGCAATCTCAAATTGTTAAAAAAGGGTTACAGGGTGAGGTGGATCAAGATAAAATTCAGGAGTATGCGATGACGATTCAGGATGAAACCGGTGTCTTATTCGTTGTGGTGATGGATATGAATGGGATCCGCCAGTCACATCCTGTTCCTGAGCGAATTGGTAAACACTTTGTAGGTGGTGATGAGGGACGCGTTCTTCAGGGGGAGGAGTATATTTCTTCGTCAAAAGGCACGTTAGGAAAGTCTTTGCGGGCTTTCACACCGATTTATGATCAGAATCAGGATCAAATTGGTGCTGTAGCTGTCGGGATTTCATTACAAGCCGTTCAGGAATCGATTCAACAAAGCCACCAGCGGGTGATCATCGGTTCGATTGTGGGGGTTTTCGTGGGGATCATTGGGGCTCTACTTTTAGCTGATTATATTAAGAAAAGCTTGTTTGGTCTTGAGCCGCATGCGATTGCACGGATTCATGAAGAGCGAAATCGGATGCTGCATTCAGTGCGCGAAGGCATTATCGCGATTGATAAAGGGGCAACGATTGTTCTCGTAAATAAGTCGGCCCGTCAAATTTTCCAGAAGGCAGGGTTGATGGACCAGGAGCCGGTCGGGATGAAAATTAACGATTTTTTACCAGGGACGATGCTTGATCATGTACTCGAAGAAAACGTAACGGAATTAGATGAGCAGCAAACGATTAATGGTGTTTCGATCATCACGAACCGTGTTCCCTTAGTAGTTCAGGATCAAGTCGTTGGGGCGATTGCCACATTTCGTGATAAAACTGAGGTCAATCAGTTAGCGGAACAGCTGACGGGGGTGCAGATGTATGCCGATACGCTAAGGGCTCAATCACATGAGTTTATGAATCAACTGCATGTGCTGCTAGGGTTAATTAAAATGGAAGATTATAAGGAAGTGAACCATTTTATTAGTACATTGGTGAATCACCAGGCTCATGAAGTGGGCAATGTCACGCGGGATATCAAAGATCCGGCGCTTGCTGGTTTCGTCATTGGCAAAATGAGCTCTGCCAGAGAATCGCATGTGCATTTGACTGTTGAATGCGAAACCGTGATCCCGCAGCCCAGGGATCCTGCCATTACCCATGAATTGATTACGATTCTCGGGAATCTTATTGATAATGCCGTTGATAGTGTTTGGGAACGTACGCAGAAGCAAGTCGATGTGAGTTTGTCGTACATAGATGACCTGTTGACGATTATCGTGTCGGACACGGGAAGCGGCATGTCAGAAGACCAACACGAGGAAATTTTTCAAAAAGGAGTGTCTACTAAGGAAGGAAATCATCGTGGGTTCGGCCTCTATCTTTCGAAACAGAGTGTGGAGAAAATGGGCGGCTCCATTGATGTGGATTCCATTCCAGAGATCGGGACAACCTTTACGTTAATTATTCCTTACGAATCAGGAGGTGAATGA
- a CDS encoding CBO0543 family protein: MHIFITIWAVAAAWRWADWSRFREFHATMIYMPAMDLLYFYFTNDYPLWTVQSHLGLPYTGIALLYTFIVFPCTVILFLSNYPDTVRKQILHVGKCVMIYVGIEWIWLLLRFIKYDNGWSLGWSFLFVIVMFPMLLLHYKRPFPAYIASLIIIIFLIYWFNVPWDSLHVNKET; encoded by the coding sequence ATGCACATTTTCATAACGATTTGGGCTGTAGCAGCAGCCTGGCGCTGGGCTGATTGGAGCCGGTTTCGTGAATTCCACGCGACAATGATCTACATGCCCGCAATGGATTTATTATATTTTTATTTTACAAACGACTACCCACTATGGACGGTACAATCACATTTAGGACTCCCCTACACAGGAATAGCATTATTATATACGTTTATTGTCTTTCCCTGTACGGTGATCCTATTTCTGTCCAACTATCCGGATACGGTGAGAAAGCAAATTCTTCATGTTGGAAAATGTGTTATGATTTATGTGGGAATTGAATGGATCTGGCTGCTCTTAAGATTTATAAAGTATGATAATGGTTGGTCATTGGGATGGTCATTCTTATTTGTGATCGTTATGTTTCCTATGCTGCTGCTCCATTATAAGCGGCCTTTTCCAGCCTATATTGCTTCATTGATCATTATTATTTTCTTAATTTATTGGTTCAATGTACCTTGGGATTCCCTACACGTTAATAAGGAGACATAA
- a CDS encoding CBO0543 family protein, with product MEIIMLRVFLFIGIGLFILALRRPPQKDWLLIYFISAYFGSFIGALVVAHNLISYPVTFLKPPFHSSVLFEFLLLPIVCTYYYQTSYQSGIFGRIWQAGFYSSALTIIEFFLERYTDLIEYHQWKWYFTLITVFTFMICVRSLMWVIHKKASTLKNSESQ from the coding sequence ATGGAAATCATAATGCTGCGTGTTTTTCTCTTTATTGGAATAGGACTCTTTATACTAGCTTTAAGGAGGCCACCACAAAAGGATTGGTTGTTAATTTATTTTATTTCAGCATACTTCGGAAGCTTTATAGGAGCTCTTGTAGTTGCACACAACCTCATTTCTTATCCAGTAACTTTTCTTAAACCACCCTTTCACTCAAGCGTTCTTTTTGAGTTTCTGTTATTACCCATAGTATGTACGTATTATTATCAAACATCTTACCAATCGGGTATTTTCGGACGTATTTGGCAAGCAGGGTTCTATAGTAGTGCTTTGACCATTATTGAATTCTTTTTAGAAAGATACACAGATCTTATCGAATACCATCAATGGAAGTGGTACTTTACTTTAATTACTGTGTTTACGTTTATGATTTGTGTGCGTTCGCTGATGTGGGTGATCCATAAGAAGGCAAGTACTTTGAAAAACTCGGAATCACAGTAA